The Acidimicrobiia bacterium genome includes a window with the following:
- a CDS encoding zinc metallopeptidase, whose translation MRWRKLEKSTNVQDRRGMPSRGVAIGGGGVGIVAVLAIVLGMCGGGADLSQLASMLEGLQAPAAVPQDVGTVPSDPESVEEREFVQAVLGSTETLWVDMFTGSGVTYQPAALVLFSGSTNSGCGGANAQVGPHYCPLDQTIYIDLDFFGELQARFGAQGGDFAEAYVIAHEVAHHVQQLLGISDDVRQMQQQYPDDVNELSVRIELQADCLAGVWANSIYQRGDVLQPGDIQESLDAAAAVGDDRIQEAIQGRVTPESWTHGSSEQRMQWFTAGYESGDPNLCDTFSSDL comes from the coding sequence ATGCGTTGGCGCAAGCTCGAGAAAAGTACAAATGTGCAGGATCGCCGGGGGATGCCCTCACGTGGAGTCGCCATCGGAGGTGGAGGGGTGGGGATCGTGGCGGTCCTCGCCATCGTTCTGGGGATGTGCGGCGGGGGAGCGGACCTCAGTCAACTTGCATCGATGCTCGAGGGCTTGCAGGCGCCGGCGGCCGTCCCACAGGATGTCGGTACGGTGCCGTCGGATCCGGAGAGCGTTGAGGAACGGGAGTTCGTCCAGGCCGTGCTCGGTTCGACCGAGACGCTGTGGGTGGACATGTTCACGGGTTCCGGCGTCACCTACCAACCCGCCGCGCTGGTTTTGTTCAGCGGTTCCACCAACTCAGGCTGCGGTGGAGCCAACGCCCAGGTTGGGCCCCACTACTGCCCGCTGGATCAGACGATCTACATCGATCTCGACTTCTTCGGTGAGCTGCAGGCGAGATTTGGTGCTCAGGGCGGCGACTTCGCCGAGGCGTACGTGATCGCCCACGAGGTTGCTCACCACGTTCAGCAGCTCCTCGGCATCAGCGACGACGTCCGGCAGATGCAACAGCAGTATCCGGATGATGTAAACGAACTATCGGTCCGGATCGAACTGCAGGCCGACTGCCTGGCCGGGGTGTGGGCGAACTCGATCTACCAGCGCGGCGATGTGCTCCAACCCGGCGATATTCAGGAGAGTCTCGATGCGGCTGCCGCGGTTGGCGACGACCGCATCCAGGAGGCGATTCAAGGTCGGGTGACTCCCGAATCCTGGACCCATGGTTCCTCCGAGCAGCGGATGCAGTGGTTCACCGCCGGGTATGAGTCCGGTGATCCAAACCTCTGCGATACGTTCAGTTCGGATCTGTAG
- a CDS encoding MFS transporter has product MSTDRKRWLGLAVLSLGVAIIIMDATIVNVAIPSIIRDLEIQLVDAEWITTIYSLVFAALLITLGRIGDQFGRKHIFHGGLVLFMLASLLAGRAPSGPALVGARSLQGVGAAMILPSTLSIVNATFRGRDRAIAFGVWGSVIGGMAAIGPLVGGWLTTDYSWRWAFYINIPIGIAVIAGSLLWVSDSRDENVQRGIDPAGIAAISLGLLGLIFSLIEGSRYGWWTPTKPFAIGSWNWPLESISPVVPALAVAVTGIALFFLTERRRSAAGKPVLFKLELFRLSSFRNGNITAAILSLGELGLIFILPLFMQAVLGYTALRTGVLFAALAAGAFVGGPSAAALANRFGPRRVVSTGMGIEAISIGLIALTISPDVGGWTLAPVLFLYGIGVGLATAQLTSVILGDVPPGDSGQASGMQSTFRQVGSALGIALIGTLLAVNLATFTEKELADVALLPDVARSGLAGAVSASAGQLLPTLREGNLPQIGEMPAMQLDAATLAPIIDGIEMAFADAAARAATAAALFVSFGFALSFRIPNPDFEARDGSRPKDVPG; this is encoded by the coding sequence ATGTCTACCGACCGAAAACGCTGGCTGGGACTCGCAGTGCTGAGCCTCGGAGTCGCCATCATCATCATGGACGCGACCATCGTCAACGTCGCCATTCCATCGATCATCCGCGACCTCGAGATCCAACTCGTCGATGCAGAGTGGATCACCACGATCTACTCACTCGTGTTCGCGGCGCTGCTGATCACGCTCGGACGGATAGGAGACCAGTTCGGGCGAAAGCACATCTTCCACGGCGGCCTGGTGCTGTTCATGCTGGCGTCACTGCTGGCAGGGCGAGCGCCGAGCGGTCCCGCCCTGGTCGGTGCTCGTTCGCTCCAGGGAGTCGGGGCAGCAATGATCCTCCCTTCCACCCTCTCGATCGTGAACGCGACGTTCCGGGGACGCGATCGGGCAATCGCCTTCGGCGTGTGGGGCTCGGTCATCGGAGGCATGGCGGCCATCGGACCGTTGGTCGGAGGCTGGTTGACCACGGACTACTCGTGGAGATGGGCGTTCTACATCAACATTCCCATCGGCATCGCCGTCATCGCCGGGTCGCTGCTCTGGGTGTCGGACAGCCGCGACGAGAACGTGCAGCGCGGAATCGACCCCGCAGGAATCGCCGCCATCTCGCTCGGCCTGCTCGGGCTCATCTTCTCTCTGATCGAGGGATCTCGCTACGGGTGGTGGACACCGACCAAACCATTCGCGATCGGATCGTGGAACTGGCCGTTGGAGAGCATCTCCCCGGTGGTCCCTGCGCTGGCAGTTGCTGTGACCGGGATCGCCCTGTTCTTCTTGACCGAGCGGCGCAGATCGGCGGCCGGCAAGCCGGTGCTGTTCAAACTCGAGCTCTTCCGCCTGTCGAGCTTCCGGAACGGCAACATCACAGCTGCCATCCTCAGCCTCGGCGAACTCGGCTTGATCTTCATCTTGCCGCTCTTCATGCAAGCCGTCCTCGGGTATACAGCACTTCGAACAGGGGTCCTGTTCGCGGCACTGGCAGCCGGTGCCTTTGTCGGAGGCCCGTCGGCCGCCGCGCTCGCCAATCGATTCGGCCCGAGACGGGTCGTCAGCACCGGTATGGGGATCGAGGCGATCTCCATCGGATTGATCGCCCTCACCATCTCCCCGGATGTCGGTGGATGGACCCTGGCGCCGGTGCTCTTTCTCTACGGCATCGGAGTAGGCCTTGCTACTGCCCAGCTCACCAGCGTGATTCTTGGCGACGTCCCTCCTGGTGATTCGGGCCAGGCATCCGGGATGCAAAGCACATTTCGTCAGGTTGGCTCGGCGCTTGGTATTGCACTCATCGGCACGCTCCTGGCCGTCAATCTGGCCACGTTCACCGAGAAGGAACTGGCCGACGTCGCCCTCCTCCCCGACGTTGCCCGTTCGGGCCTGGCCGGGGCCGTGAGTGCATCGGCAGGACAACTTCTACCGACCCTGCGCGAGGGAAACCTCCCTCAGATAGGTGAAATGCCTGCAATGCAGTTGGACGCCGCCACTCTCGCCCCCATCATCGATGGAATCGAGATGGCCTTCGCAGATGCGGCCGCACGAGCGGCAACGGCGGCAGCCCTTTTCGTCTCGTTCGGTTTCGCGCTGAGTTTTCGGATTCCAAATCCGGACTTCGAAGCGCGCGACGGGTCGCGACCGAAAGACGTTCCCGGCTGA
- a CDS encoding enoyl-CoA hydratase-related protein — MELVEYSVENAVALIRLNRPPVNALSAQLSHDLLEAFTMAADPAVRAVVVTGQPHFAAGADIKGFQKAYDGANEGGGLAGVLAGTVRALEKLAKPTFAAVHGYALGGGLELAMGADFRYLSDDALVGQPEIKLGIIPGAGGTQRLPRIVGFQKAKELNYSGRHIGAAEALAIGLADKVFPVDHLLPAAIAEAEQYAEGPTVALGAARMAMNEGWGKPIDEAMAVEAQAFDECFWTDDAKEGVAAFIEKRKAEFRGR, encoded by the coding sequence GTGGAGTTGGTCGAGTATTCCGTAGAGAACGCCGTCGCGCTGATTCGACTCAATCGTCCGCCGGTGAACGCCCTCTCCGCCCAGCTTTCACATGACCTGCTCGAGGCCTTCACCATGGCCGCCGATCCGGCCGTGCGGGCGGTCGTGGTTACCGGCCAGCCCCATTTTGCGGCCGGAGCAGACATCAAAGGATTCCAGAAGGCATACGACGGAGCCAATGAGGGCGGCGGCCTCGCCGGCGTTCTGGCCGGAACGGTCCGTGCGCTCGAGAAACTTGCCAAACCAACATTTGCAGCCGTCCACGGTTATGCACTCGGGGGCGGTCTGGAGCTGGCGATGGGAGCCGACTTCCGGTATTTGTCGGATGACGCCTTGGTGGGACAACCGGAGATCAAGCTGGGCATCATCCCCGGCGCAGGCGGAACGCAGCGGCTACCGCGCATCGTCGGTTTTCAGAAGGCGAAGGAACTCAATTACTCCGGCCGCCACATCGGTGCTGCGGAAGCGCTCGCCATCGGTCTGGCCGACAAGGTGTTCCCGGTCGATCACCTGCTCCCGGCCGCGATCGCCGAAGCAGAGCAGTATGCCGAGGGGCCGACGGTTGCGCTGGGTGCGGCGCGCATGGCAATGAACGAAGGATGGGGAAAGCCGATCGACGAGGCAATGGCAGTCGAAGCGCAGGCGTTCGACGAATGCTTCTGGACCGACGACGCCAAAGAAGGGGTTGCCGCCTTCATCGAGAAGCGCAAGGCGGAGTTTCGCGGTCGCTGA
- the meaB gene encoding methylmalonyl Co-A mutase-associated GTPase MeaB has protein sequence MALTNPSELIDATLSGDRRALARIISRVEEGHQMAPDLLAALYPMGGRAYVIGLTGAPGSGKSTITDQLITEIRASGDEVAVLAVDPSSPFTGGAILGDRIRMQDHAGDAGVYIRSMGSRGHLGGIAAATPRIVSVLDGAGFPYIIVETVGVGQAEVEIVESADTTIVVVNPGWGDSVQANKAGLLEIGDIFVINKADRPGVNDTVRDLRQMLELGNGRTWEPPMLPTVGTTGEGIDGVWRAIVDHRKHLESTGELAVLRSKKLELEFRRAMIEELTAQAEAVAGRQALTVLLAELGSRQIDPWTAARRIVTELAEENNHGNV, from the coding sequence ATGGCCTTGACCAACCCGAGCGAATTGATCGACGCAACGCTGAGCGGCGACCGGCGTGCTCTGGCCCGCATCATCAGCCGTGTCGAAGAAGGCCACCAGATGGCCCCCGATTTGCTGGCGGCGCTCTATCCCATGGGTGGCCGTGCCTATGTGATCGGTCTCACCGGAGCTCCCGGGTCAGGCAAGAGCACCATCACTGATCAGTTGATCACCGAAATCCGCGCCTCCGGCGATGAGGTGGCGGTCCTCGCCGTTGACCCTTCGAGCCCGTTCACCGGCGGTGCCATCCTCGGTGATCGGATCCGCATGCAGGACCACGCCGGCGATGCAGGCGTCTACATCCGGTCGATGGGCAGTCGCGGCCATCTCGGCGGGATCGCGGCCGCCACTCCACGGATTGTGAGCGTCCTCGACGGTGCCGGGTTCCCATACATCATCGTTGAGACGGTGGGCGTCGGGCAGGCGGAAGTCGAGATAGTCGAGAGTGCCGATACCACCATCGTCGTCGTGAACCCGGGGTGGGGCGACAGCGTGCAGGCGAACAAGGCCGGATTGCTGGAGATCGGCGACATCTTCGTAATCAACAAGGCCGACCGGCCCGGCGTCAACGATACGGTGCGAGATCTGCGCCAGATGCTGGAACTCGGCAACGGGCGGACGTGGGAGCCGCCGATGCTGCCGACCGTGGGTACCACGGGCGAAGGTATCGACGGGGTATGGCGGGCGATCGTCGATCACAGGAAACACCTGGAATCCACCGGCGAGTTGGCCGTGCTACGGAGCAAGAAGCTCGAACTCGAGTTCCGGCGGGCGATGATCGAGGAACTGACGGCCCAGGCCGAGGCGGTTGCGGGCCGGCAGGCCCTCACCGTGCTACTCGCCGAACTCGGCTCACGGCAGATCGACCCCTGGACGGCGGCCCGGCGAATTGTCACGGAACTGGCGGAGGAGAACAACCATGGAAATGTCTGA
- a CDS encoding NADP-dependent oxidoreductase: MDVSNHRITLAERPVGVVADRCFAHDDVPVPAPGPGEILVEVTWLSIDPTIRGWMAYDTYLPAIEIGAPIRSGGLGIVIESNNDAYPVGATAFGMTGWQQYAVLGRGTQVVPDGVPPEAALSIFGLTGITAYFGLLDIGRPVAGETVLVSGAAGATGSVVGQIAKLKGCRVVGLAGSAEKCAWLTEELGFDAAINYKTENVRKAIRSACPDGVDVFFDNVGGDLLEAAIANLARRGRIVLCGAISQYNAEAPRPGPNNLGVLISKRGRMEGFIVLDYMDRADEAIAGLGGWVKEGKLTYKTDVVDGLDNAPAAFSRLFTGANTGKVMVRL; encoded by the coding sequence ATGGACGTAAGCAATCACCGCATCACTCTCGCCGAACGGCCCGTCGGTGTCGTTGCCGATCGCTGCTTTGCACACGACGACGTTCCCGTGCCCGCACCGGGGCCGGGTGAGATCCTGGTTGAGGTCACGTGGCTCTCGATCGATCCCACGATCCGGGGTTGGATGGCCTACGACACCTACCTACCCGCCATCGAGATCGGCGCACCGATTCGCAGCGGGGGCCTCGGGATTGTCATCGAGTCGAACAACGATGCCTACCCGGTCGGGGCCACCGCTTTCGGCATGACCGGATGGCAACAGTACGCCGTACTCGGTCGCGGGACACAGGTGGTGCCGGACGGTGTTCCACCGGAGGCTGCGCTGAGTATCTTCGGGCTGACCGGAATCACTGCTTACTTCGGACTCCTCGATATCGGCCGTCCCGTTGCCGGAGAGACCGTCCTGGTTTCGGGAGCAGCAGGAGCAACCGGTTCGGTGGTCGGACAAATCGCCAAACTCAAAGGTTGCAGGGTTGTCGGCCTGGCCGGTTCGGCCGAGAAGTGCGCATGGCTCACCGAAGAACTGGGTTTCGACGCTGCCATCAACTACAAGACCGAAAACGTGCGGAAGGCAATCCGGTCGGCCTGCCCGGACGGTGTCGACGTCTTCTTCGACAACGTCGGTGGCGACCTCCTCGAAGCCGCCATAGCCAACCTGGCGCGCCGGGGCCGGATCGTGCTGTGCGGCGCAATCTCCCAGTACAACGCCGAGGCGCCGCGTCCCGGACCCAACAACCTGGGCGTCCTGATCAGCAAGCGGGGCCGAATGGAAGGATTCATCGTCCTCGACTACATGGATCGAGCCGACGAAGCGATCGCCGGGCTGGGTGGCTGGGTGAAAGAAGGCAAGCTGACGTACAAGACCGACGTCGTCGATGGCCTCGACAATGCCCCGGCGGCCTTCAGCCGCCTGTTCACCGGAGCCAACACCGGCAAGGTGATGGTTCGCCTGTAG
- a CDS encoding NifU family protein: protein MTEDTQQLNEHETAPVDEALIDLPTLEATLEYIRPALQADGGDLVLLGVEGGTVNLQMVGACGGCPLSTMTLKAGIERILMDRVPGVEVVNAS, encoded by the coding sequence ATGACCGAAGATACACAACAGCTGAACGAGCACGAGACGGCTCCGGTCGACGAAGCCTTGATCGACCTGCCGACACTCGAGGCAACCCTCGAGTACATTCGCCCTGCGCTGCAAGCCGACGGCGGCGATCTCGTACTGCTCGGGGTTGAAGGGGGAACGGTCAACCTTCAGATGGTCGGCGCGTGCGGCGGTTGCCCGCTCTCGACCATGACCCTCAAGGCCGGCATCGAACGGATCCTCATGGACCGTGTGCCCGGCGTCGAAGTCGTCAACGCCAGCTAG
- a CDS encoding SpoIID/LytB domain-containing protein translates to MRELALALAVVLALTALPAAAQEDPPAVFDTIEIVPVDGTVLQWRDRRYAGRLVVDGASDGLVLTELVAPEAYLLGLQEVPFSWPIESLRAQAVAARTYLAWTLRRGRAGAGATYGFDICATDQCQVYGGLDQVEGPGGEQWEEAVTSTAGELLLVGGVPAQALYSSTSGGRTRSVQDVFGGTPHPYLQAVPSPNEDSPFTDWEVRFDVFQLREILKAAGVLEGSFSTIGVVQTRDGNGPWMIDINGRTNEQLDTWDFRSTMNRWAPRVFPDDFPAARPDGGTYPQTILSPTFTIDYDIVFPLAGPDGMWLGFEWVVRGKGWGHLVGMSQYGAKAMADAGASYDQILSHYYTGLEAERSGLLPDEIEVGLVWGATELVISADGPFTVLADGKTIAEVALGSWSFGASGTRVAANPPDGTGLAPTLASLEPATAISGRAVAFTGMLSAPAQVRVVVFRGAEVVGTTEWRVRDAGEVVAVWDGTMRGRVAPPGIYRVMMEARSADGMDRLFSTLQLMPG, encoded by the coding sequence GTGCGTGAACTCGCTCTTGCGTTAGCGGTTGTTCTCGCCCTGACGGCGCTTCCGGCCGCTGCGCAGGAGGATCCCCCGGCCGTCTTCGATACCATCGAGATCGTTCCTGTGGACGGAACCGTACTGCAATGGCGGGACCGCCGCTATGCCGGACGGCTGGTTGTGGATGGGGCCTCCGACGGCCTGGTGCTGACCGAACTGGTGGCGCCCGAAGCGTATTTGCTCGGTCTCCAGGAAGTCCCGTTCAGCTGGCCTATCGAGTCACTCCGGGCACAAGCTGTGGCGGCTCGAACCTATCTCGCCTGGACGCTGCGGCGCGGTCGCGCCGGAGCCGGCGCGACGTACGGATTCGACATCTGCGCCACGGACCAGTGTCAGGTGTACGGGGGTCTCGACCAGGTCGAGGGGCCGGGAGGTGAGCAATGGGAAGAAGCAGTGACTTCGACGGCGGGCGAGTTACTCCTCGTGGGCGGCGTCCCGGCCCAGGCTCTGTACAGCAGCACCTCCGGTGGCCGCACTCGATCGGTGCAGGATGTGTTCGGAGGAACTCCGCATCCGTATCTGCAGGCCGTGCCCAGCCCGAACGAGGACTCACCGTTCACCGACTGGGAAGTCCGCTTCGACGTGTTCCAACTGCGGGAGATCCTCAAGGCGGCCGGAGTGCTCGAGGGAAGTTTCAGCACAATCGGAGTCGTTCAAACCAGGGATGGCAACGGCCCGTGGATGATCGATATCAACGGCCGTACGAACGAACAACTCGATACCTGGGACTTCCGGTCGACGATGAACCGGTGGGCGCCGAGGGTGTTTCCCGATGACTTCCCTGCGGCCCGACCCGACGGGGGAACGTACCCGCAAACCATCCTCTCGCCGACGTTCACCATCGACTACGACATTGTCTTTCCCCTCGCCGGCCCCGACGGTATGTGGCTCGGATTCGAATGGGTCGTGCGTGGGAAGGGCTGGGGCCACCTGGTCGGCATGAGCCAGTACGGAGCGAAGGCGATGGCCGATGCCGGCGCCAGCTACGACCAGATCCTCTCTCACTACTACACGGGTCTCGAGGCGGAGCGATCCGGCCTCTTACCGGATGAAATAGAGGTGGGTCTGGTCTGGGGAGCAACAGAGCTGGTCATCTCCGCCGATGGGCCGTTCACTGTGCTGGCAGACGGGAAGACGATTGCCGAGGTGGCGCTTGGCTCGTGGTCCTTCGGCGCCAGCGGTACCCGCGTCGCCGCCAACCCTCCGGACGGGACCGGCCTTGCGCCGACTCTGGCATCGCTCGAGCCTGCAACGGCGATTTCTGGACGCGCCGTCGCGTTCACGGGCATGCTGTCTGCTCCGGCCCAGGTGCGGGTTGTGGTATTCAGAGGAGCCGAGGTGGTCGGAACGACCGAGTGGAGAGTTCGCGACGCCGGCGAGGTCGTCGCAGTCTGGGACGGAACCATGCGCGGCCGCGTTGCCCCGCCGGGGATCTACCGGGTGATGATGGAAGCGCGCTCTGCGGACGGAATGGACCGCCTGTTCTCGACGTTGCAGTTGATGCCCGGATAG
- the murA gene encoding UDP-N-acetylglucosamine 1-carboxyvinyltransferase — translation MDQIVVTGGARLEGSVSVLGAKNAVLKQMVAMLLAPGVHRLTNVPGILDVELMGKVLDHTGAQCEFDGHTLTVEVPDDLRPEAPLELVRQMRASIIVLGPLLARTGIASVAFPGGDDLGARPIDMHLAGLRALGAEFELEHGTVIGRAPNGLTGAEVDLEFPSVGATENILLAAVLATGETVINNPAREPEIQDLARQLNAMGAAVSGAGTPRMVIGGVGELHPVDHRVIPDRLEAGTYAVAGAISRGRVRVDNCVPDHLRMELKKLTEAGCGVDRGDDWIEIEGPERPHSVDFATLPFPGFATDMQPQMVALLASGEGTSVVTENLYDARFRYLGELMRMGADVTIEWQHAVIRGTERLSGCPVLAPDIRAGAALVLAGLRADGYTTVSDVQHIDRGYEGFVERLASLGAVIERRSA, via the coding sequence ATGGATCAGATCGTTGTCACCGGGGGAGCGCGACTGGAGGGCTCCGTATCGGTACTCGGAGCGAAGAACGCCGTCCTCAAGCAGATGGTTGCGATGCTGCTGGCGCCCGGCGTCCACCGGCTGACCAATGTGCCCGGCATCCTCGACGTCGAACTGATGGGCAAAGTCCTCGATCACACCGGTGCACAATGCGAATTCGACGGCCATACGCTGACTGTGGAAGTACCGGATGATCTCCGGCCGGAGGCGCCTCTCGAGTTGGTCCGCCAGATGCGGGCTTCGATCATTGTCCTCGGACCGCTTCTGGCCAGGACGGGAATCGCCAGTGTCGCCTTCCCAGGGGGTGACGATCTCGGAGCCCGACCGATCGACATGCACCTCGCCGGTCTTCGCGCCCTCGGCGCCGAGTTCGAACTCGAACACGGGACGGTCATCGGCCGCGCCCCCAATGGACTGACCGGCGCCGAGGTCGACCTCGAGTTCCCTTCGGTGGGAGCGACGGAGAACATTCTCCTGGCGGCCGTCCTCGCGACCGGCGAGACCGTGATCAACAATCCAGCCCGTGAGCCCGAGATCCAGGATTTGGCCAGACAACTCAATGCCATGGGTGCCGCAGTCAGCGGAGCGGGCACTCCTCGAATGGTGATCGGAGGAGTTGGCGAACTCCACCCGGTCGATCATCGGGTCATACCCGACCGCCTGGAGGCCGGGACCTACGCCGTGGCGGGCGCCATCAGCCGGGGTCGTGTCCGTGTCGACAACTGCGTTCCCGATCACCTGCGGATGGAGTTGAAGAAGCTCACAGAAGCTGGATGCGGAGTCGACCGTGGTGACGACTGGATCGAGATCGAAGGTCCGGAGCGGCCGCACTCTGTTGACTTCGCCACCTTGCCGTTCCCCGGCTTTGCGACCGATATGCAGCCGCAAATGGTGGCGCTGCTTGCCTCTGGAGAGGGAACCTCAGTGGTGACCGAGAACCTCTACGACGCCCGGTTTCGCTACCTCGGGGAGCTGATGCGGATGGGTGCCGACGTGACGATCGAGTGGCAACACGCCGTCATTCGCGGCACGGAGCGCCTCTCGGGTTGTCCCGTGCTTGCTCCGGATATCCGGGCAGGCGCGGCCCTCGTGCTGGCCGGTCTCCGGGCAGACGGCTACACCACCGTCTCCGATGTCCAGCACATCGATCGGGGTTACGAGGGGTTCGTCGAACGATTGGCCTCGCTCGGCGCGGTCATCGAGCGGCGCAGTGCGTGA
- the rpiB gene encoding ribose 5-phosphate isomerase B, producing the protein MRVGIGADHAGYALKETLARMLAEKGVAVTDFGTHTEESVDYPDYAAAVGRAVRDGRVERGIVVCGSGAGAAIAANKLRGVRAAQGTDTYTAHQCVEHDDVNVLCLGSRVTGVALATEIVEAFIGAQFTREERHVRRLNKILSLEAEESG; encoded by the coding sequence GTGCGGGTAGGAATTGGCGCAGATCACGCCGGCTACGCGTTGAAGGAGACCCTGGCGCGGATGCTTGCCGAGAAGGGTGTGGCCGTTACCGATTTCGGGACTCACACCGAGGAATCGGTCGACTATCCGGATTATGCGGCCGCGGTCGGCCGCGCCGTCCGCGACGGCCGGGTCGAACGCGGCATCGTGGTGTGCGGTTCCGGGGCCGGGGCGGCCATCGCCGCCAACAAGCTGCGCGGCGTGCGGGCCGCCCAGGGAACCGACACGTATACGGCCCATCAGTGCGTCGAACACGACGACGTTAATGTGCTGTGCCTGGGGAGCCGGGTGACCGGGGTGGCGCTGGCTACGGAGATCGTCGAGGCGTTTATCGGCGCCCAATTCACCCGCGAGGAGCGCCACGTGCGAAGGCTCAACAAAATCCTCTCCCTCGAGGCGGAAGAGTCGGGCTGA